The Thalassotalea sp. 273M-4 genome includes a region encoding these proteins:
- a CDS encoding DUF3360 family protein has translation MQENQTVQQHEAEAEKSYREAHRPANEFASRSDYLDNELKIMKPRRWGLNLPGRDFNFEWEDLVPAIAGTIGITVMYSAVMSAWAAGLSERWDHVSLGAEFAISIVRVEMLIPALLFCIISSGLINPRANLAGNHGPMIPLIGAIALAGAHPLALAILLGVFGLLLSYFKGGSRLVNLTSDGVAGGLLVFLGFGGATSQIQSLFTWAGDLQSKHSLDYSLSHVAFIILVANVVLYSFLARIGKRWLAIPLCSIVSIIIAFLFGAGLDLQFVTAPGIPNLNPVYWWGSTTEGWMLGLPNLSHFIASLPFAILAVAMWSPDFLGHRIFQELNYPKGTDKVLMDVDDTMTTCSFRQIVGTAVGGGNITSSWGTYMIPAAIAKRPIPAGAILLGTLCIIVAIAGYPMDVAVWKPVMAIALLVGVFLPLLEAGLQMVKATKDAQSAGICIFAAFVANPVLAWSLTMLLDNNGLIGDKERAKKLSFADRIVIPGLAFVICLIAMLAVGMLPGVPALL, from the coding sequence ATGCAAGAGAATCAAACGGTACAGCAGCATGAAGCTGAGGCGGAAAAATCCTACCGCGAAGCGCACCGCCCTGCTAATGAATTTGCCAGTCGTTCAGACTATTTAGATAACGAACTCAAAATTATGAAACCACGTCGTTGGGGGTTAAACCTACCTGGACGTGACTTTAATTTTGAATGGGAAGATTTAGTGCCCGCCATTGCAGGTACCATCGGTATTACCGTGATGTATTCAGCCGTTATGTCAGCTTGGGCCGCTGGCTTAAGTGAAAGGTGGGATCACGTATCTTTAGGCGCGGAGTTTGCTATTTCAATTGTTCGGGTAGAAATGCTTATTCCTGCCTTATTATTTTGTATTATCAGCTCAGGCTTAATTAACCCAAGAGCCAACTTAGCGGGTAACCACGGCCCCATGATCCCATTAATTGGTGCCATCGCTCTAGCTGGTGCTCACCCTCTTGCATTAGCCATATTACTGGGCGTTTTCGGGCTTTTGCTCAGTTATTTTAAAGGGGGATCAAGGCTTGTTAACCTCACCAGTGATGGGGTTGCTGGGGGTCTGTTGGTCTTTCTCGGCTTTGGCGGCGCAACCAGTCAAATCCAGTCTTTATTTACTTGGGCTGGTGACTTACAAAGCAAACATAGCCTAGACTACAGTTTGAGTCATGTTGCCTTTATTATTTTAGTCGCTAATGTTGTTTTATACTCATTTTTAGCTCGCATTGGTAAACGCTGGCTGGCGATCCCGCTGTGTTCCATTGTGTCGATTATTATCGCCTTTTTATTTGGCGCCGGCTTAGACTTACAATTTGTCACCGCACCTGGTATTCCCAATCTAAATCCAGTTTACTGGTGGGGTAGCACAACAGAGGGCTGGATGCTTGGTTTACCAAACTTAAGCCATTTTATCGCTTCACTACCGTTTGCCATTTTAGCGGTTGCGATGTGGTCGCCTGACTTTTTAGGACACCGTATTTTCCAAGAGCTTAACTACCCTAAAGGTACCGATAAAGTATTAATGGATGTGGATGACACAATGACCACGTGTTCATTTCGTCAAATTGTCGGAACCGCAGTAGGTGGTGGTAATATTACCTCTTCATGGGGTACCTATATGATCCCTGCCGCAATAGCAAAACGCCCAATTCCTGCCGGTGCGATTTTGTTAGGCACGCTTTGTATCATTGTAGCGATTGCCGGTTATCCGATGGACGTAGCGGTTTGGAAACCCGTCATGGCGATTGCGCTGTTAGTGGGCGTATTTTTGCCTTTACTTGAAGCCGGTCTGCAAATGGTTAAAGCAACCAAAGATGCACAGTCTGCTGGGATTTGTATTTTTGCTGCGTTTGTTGCCAATCCAGTATTAGCTTGGTCACTGACCATGCTACTTGATAACAATGGCTTAATTGGTGATAAAGAAAGAGCTAAAAAGCTGTCTTTTGCGGATCGAATTGTTATTCCAGGCTTAGCCTTTGTGATTTGCTTAATCGCAATGTTAGCGGTTGGCATGTTACCGGGTGTGCCCGCTTTACTTTAG
- a CDS encoding ABC transporter ATP-binding protein/permease, whose amino-acid sequence MRSRHYPDTDIKGFNWQIIKKILPYLLEYKNRVLMALACLIFAKIASVGLPFLLKYTVDGLEGNASVPIVALTPIALIIAYGLVRFSNVLFGELRDTLFGRVTERAIRRIGLNVFQHLHALDLAFHLDRQTGGLSRDIERGTSGINFLMRFMVFNIVPTLIEIALVIVILWSNYGPYFALITFTAIGCYIAFSVIATEWRTRFVREMNRADSASNSKAIDSLINFETTKYFTNEQFEANRYDQQLADWEQAKRKNRLSVFALNSGQALIISVSMTLMMLLAAINVKNNSMTLGDFVLINAFMMQIFLPLNFLGFVYREMKGSLANIELMFNLLSIKPKVTETKNPSPLIVTQGRVRFDNIGFYYQPQRKIIDNLSFSIQPGEKVAIVGESGSGKSTLVKLLFRFYDPQSGRISIDGQDIKHVDFLSLRKSIGIVPQDTVLFNDSILENVRYGRVDASDAEVMQAIEHAHLTEFITRLPEGVNTVVGERGLKLSGGEKQRVAIARTMLKQPPILVFDEATSSLDTHSERTIMETLRELSQGVSSLVIAHRLSTIVDADKILVLDKGELKEQGTHAQLLEKNGLYANLWYVQQKSHD is encoded by the coding sequence ATGCGCTCTAGACATTACCCCGATACCGATATCAAAGGTTTTAATTGGCAAATCATAAAAAAAATACTGCCTTATTTATTAGAATATAAGAATCGGGTACTGATGGCGCTTGCCTGTTTGATTTTCGCTAAGATCGCGAGTGTCGGCTTACCTTTCTTACTCAAGTATACGGTCGATGGCTTAGAGGGTAATGCCAGTGTGCCTATTGTTGCCCTAACGCCGATAGCTTTGATCATCGCGTATGGCTTAGTTCGTTTTTCAAATGTGCTTTTTGGCGAGTTAAGAGACACGCTTTTTGGTCGGGTTACCGAACGTGCGATACGACGTATTGGCTTAAACGTTTTTCAGCATTTACATGCCTTAGATTTAGCTTTTCATTTAGACCGACAAACCGGTGGTTTATCAAGAGACATTGAACGAGGTACCTCTGGCATTAATTTTCTAATGCGCTTTATGGTCTTTAACATTGTTCCAACCTTAATTGAAATCGCTCTGGTTATTGTGATTTTATGGAGTAACTATGGCCCCTACTTTGCTCTTATCACCTTTACAGCCATTGGCTGTTATATTGCTTTTTCGGTCATTGCGACAGAATGGCGAACCCGTTTTGTTCGCGAGATGAATCGTGCCGACTCTGCCAGTAACTCTAAAGCCATTGATAGCTTGATCAATTTTGAAACCACAAAATATTTTACCAATGAGCAATTTGAAGCGAACCGATATGACCAACAGTTGGCGGATTGGGAACAAGCTAAACGAAAAAATCGACTGTCAGTTTTTGCCCTTAATTCAGGTCAGGCTCTTATTATTAGTGTTTCGATGACATTAATGATGTTATTAGCGGCAATAAACGTAAAAAATAACAGCATGACTTTGGGCGATTTTGTCTTAATTAATGCCTTTATGATGCAAATCTTTTTGCCATTAAATTTTCTCGGTTTTGTTTATCGAGAAATGAAAGGGTCGTTAGCCAATATTGAGCTGATGTTTAACCTCCTGTCAATTAAACCTAAGGTCACAGAAACAAAAAATCCTAGCCCATTAATCGTAACACAAGGACGGGTTCGATTTGACAACATCGGCTTTTATTATCAGCCACAACGTAAAATCATCGACAATTTAAGCTTTAGTATTCAACCTGGAGAAAAAGTGGCTATTGTTGGCGAAAGCGGTAGCGGTAAATCCACCTTAGTTAAACTGTTATTTCGCTTTTACGACCCACAATCGGGGCGTATCTCTATTGATGGCCAAGACATCAAACACGTCGACTTCTTATCTCTTCGCAAAAGCATTGGCATCGTGCCACAAGATACCGTGCTCTTTAATGATTCTATTCTGGAAAATGTACGCTACGGTCGAGTCGATGCCTCCGATGCTGAGGTGATGCAAGCCATTGAACATGCCCACTTAACCGAGTTTATTACTCGCCTGCCAGAAGGCGTAAACACGGTCGTTGGTGAACGCGGATTGAAATTATCCGGAGGTGAAAAACAACGAGTAGCCATAGCAAGAACCATGTTAAAACAACCTCCCATTCTGGTTTTTGATGAAGCCACATCATCCCTTGATACTCATTCAGAGCGCACCATTATGGAAACCCTAAGAGAGCTTTCACAAGGCGTAAGCAGTTTGGTTATCGCACATCGGCTTTCAACCATAGTCGATGCCGATAAAATTCTCGTACTTGATAAGGGAGAGCTAAAAGAGCAAGGTACTCATGCACAGCTATTAGAAAAAAATGGCCTGTATGCAAATCTTTGGTATGTGCAACAAAAAAGCCATGACTAA
- a CDS encoding peptidoglycan DD-metalloendopeptidase family protein, which yields MNKLKNIFLELPLKHRILIAASSLFLLFLLILPSDPASASRVSGKNAIEVGKVYTLEVPQQDQIKVTTPKEDVEPADDPISWQTSTVQRGDSLGKIMADFGFTAKETYDITHTEHGKQLTNLKVGDVLSFASDDNGHLAAIKYDLSMTDVLHVVANDTGFSSHIEEKQIETRVDYAQATITSNFWNAGSQAGMSDSQIMNLANIFGWDVDFALDIREGDSFSVMYEKNYVDGEFAGEGNILAAEFINQGEVFQAIRFKDGEFYTPEGKSMRKSFLRAPVSFQYISSNFKPKRYHPILKRVKAHNGVDYRAPTGTPVKAAGNGRVIAATYNKYNGNYVFIQHANNIVTKYLHFSKRAVKKGQRVKQGQIIGYVGSTGLSQAPHLHYEFVLDGVHRNPRTVKLPDAQPIEKKYQAEFNQHAATLLAKLDSSRRAMLAATGETSATAE from the coding sequence TTGAATAAGTTAAAGAATATATTTTTAGAATTGCCTCTTAAGCATCGAATTTTAATCGCTGCTAGTAGCTTATTTTTACTTTTTTTGCTTATTTTACCCTCAGATCCGGCCTCTGCGAGCCGTGTCAGTGGAAAAAATGCGATAGAAGTAGGTAAAGTTTACACCCTAGAGGTGCCACAACAAGATCAGATCAAGGTAACGACGCCAAAAGAGGACGTTGAACCGGCAGATGATCCGATAAGTTGGCAAACCAGCACGGTTCAACGTGGCGACTCGTTAGGCAAAATCATGGCTGATTTTGGCTTTACGGCCAAAGAAACCTATGACATTACCCACACCGAACACGGTAAACAACTCACCAATCTAAAAGTCGGTGATGTGTTATCTTTTGCCAGCGACGATAATGGTCATTTAGCGGCTATAAAATACGACCTGAGTATGACTGACGTTTTACACGTAGTGGCCAATGACACTGGCTTTTCTAGCCATATTGAAGAAAAGCAAATTGAAACTCGTGTAGATTACGCTCAGGCTACGATCACCAGCAACTTTTGGAACGCCGGCTCGCAAGCGGGTATGAGCGATAGCCAAATCATGAATCTCGCCAATATTTTTGGCTGGGATGTCGATTTTGCCCTAGATATTCGTGAAGGCGATAGCTTTAGCGTGATGTATGAAAAAAATTATGTTGATGGTGAATTTGCCGGTGAAGGTAATATCTTAGCCGCCGAGTTTATCAACCAAGGTGAGGTTTTTCAGGCGATTCGCTTCAAAGATGGTGAGTTTTACACCCCTGAAGGTAAGAGCATGCGTAAGTCGTTCTTACGGGCACCAGTGAGCTTTCAATACATTAGTTCAAACTTTAAGCCCAAACGCTATCATCCCATCCTAAAACGGGTAAAAGCGCATAATGGCGTCGATTACCGCGCTCCTACTGGGACTCCGGTAAAAGCCGCTGGTAATGGCCGTGTTATTGCGGCGACGTATAATAAATACAATGGCAACTATGTGTTTATTCAACACGCCAATAATATTGTGACCAAATATTTGCACTTTTCTAAACGCGCGGTAAAAAAAGGTCAACGTGTAAAGCAAGGGCAAATCATTGGGTATGTTGGCTCCACAGGTTTATCGCAAGCACCTCATCTACACTACGAGTTTGTTTTAGATGGTGTTCATCGCAACCCACGTACCGTTAAGTTACCGGATGCACAACCGATAGAGAAAAAATATCAAGCCGAGTTTAATCAGCACGCCGCAACGCTGCTGGCCAAGCTTGATAGCTCAAGACGCGCAATGTTGGCGGCAACCGGCGAAACCTCTGCAACCGCAGAGTAG
- the tyrS gene encoding tyrosine--tRNA ligase, which produces MTDIKQAFAEIKRGAEEILLEDELLEKLKTGKPLKIKAGFDPTAPDLHLGHTVLINKMRQFQQLGHEVIFLIGDFTGMIGDPTGKNVTRKPLSQEDVLANAETYKEQVFKILDPAKTKVVFNSTWMEKLGSAGMLKLASRQTVARMMERDDFKKRYKDGQAIAIHEFMYPLVQGWDSVALEADVELGGTDQKFNLLMGRELQKAEGQRPQTVLMMPLLEGLDGVQKMSKSLGNYIGITDSPNDMFGKVMSISDDLMWRYFDLLSFKDIEQINEYKEQAANGANPRDFKIELAKELIARFHDQEAATAAHQEFINRFQKGAVPDDIKELTLATDDGTIGIANLLKDAGLVASTSEAMRMIKQGAAKIDGEKVGDTKLVCEAGTTAVYQVGKRKFAKVTLS; this is translated from the coding sequence ATGACGGATATAAAGCAAGCGTTTGCAGAAATCAAACGTGGTGCGGAAGAAATTTTACTAGAAGATGAATTACTGGAAAAATTGAAAACGGGCAAACCACTAAAAATTAAAGCGGGTTTTGATCCAACAGCACCGGATCTGCATTTAGGCCACACGGTTTTGATCAACAAAATGCGTCAATTTCAACAATTAGGGCATGAAGTTATTTTCCTTATTGGTGATTTCACCGGGATGATTGGTGATCCAACGGGGAAAAACGTTACCCGTAAGCCATTATCACAAGAAGATGTATTAGCAAATGCTGAAACCTATAAAGAGCAAGTATTTAAAATCTTAGATCCGGCTAAAACCAAAGTGGTATTTAACTCCACATGGATGGAGAAACTAGGCTCAGCTGGGATGCTCAAGTTGGCTTCTCGTCAAACGGTTGCCCGCATGATGGAGCGTGACGACTTTAAAAAACGTTACAAAGATGGTCAGGCGATTGCTATTCATGAATTTATGTATCCTCTGGTTCAAGGTTGGGATTCTGTAGCCCTAGAAGCTGATGTTGAATTAGGTGGTACCGATCAGAAATTTAACTTGTTAATGGGTCGTGAATTACAAAAAGCAGAGGGTCAACGTCCACAAACTGTATTAATGATGCCACTACTTGAAGGTCTAGATGGCGTGCAAAAGATGTCTAAGTCTTTGGGCAACTACATTGGTATCACCGATTCACCAAATGATATGTTTGGTAAAGTGATGTCAATTTCAGATGATTTAATGTGGCGTTACTTTGACTTACTAAGCTTTAAAGACATTGAACAAATTAATGAATACAAAGAACAGGCAGCCAACGGCGCTAATCCAAGAGATTTTAAAATTGAGCTAGCCAAAGAATTGATTGCCCGTTTTCATGATCAAGAAGCGGCTACTGCAGCCCATCAGGAATTTATTAATCGATTCCAAAAAGGTGCCGTGCCTGATGACATCAAAGAGCTAACGTTAGCAACCGACGATGGCACCATTGGCATCGCTAACCTACTTAAAGATGCTGGTTTAGTGGCAAGTACGTCAGAAGCTATGCGCATGATCAAACAAGGCGCGGCTAAAATTGATGGTGAAAAAGTTGGCGATACTAAGTTGGTTTGTGAAGCCGGTACAACCGCCGTTTACCAGGTCGGTAAGCGTAAATTTGCTAAGGTTACTTTAAGCTAA
- a CDS encoding DUF4136 domain-containing protein, with amino-acid sequence MIRIFFCLPIFALVYLVGCASPAPVHIQDHNFNSIKTYSLFARASKFNEIQALSDYQRNRIELAIERTMEEKNYAYAPVANADVIVSYFLVRDSTEDFIKYNKLVQACLGCSKQKLAKQHHKIKPQTLVLDVLDNDSQRSVYRSYTSLKTELKNTSDENQQIIMQAVDKMLMNFPLGKSQ; translated from the coding sequence ATGATTCGAATATTTTTTTGCTTACCTATCTTTGCTCTTGTTTATTTAGTTGGCTGTGCTTCGCCTGCCCCAGTGCATATTCAGGACCATAACTTTAATAGCATTAAAACCTACAGCTTATTTGCACGCGCTTCCAAATTTAATGAAATACAAGCACTCAGCGATTACCAACGCAACCGGATAGAGTTGGCGATAGAACGCACGATGGAAGAAAAAAACTATGCCTATGCACCAGTGGCAAATGCCGATGTGATTGTCAGTTACTTTTTAGTAAGGGACTCTACTGAGGATTTTATTAAGTACAATAAGTTAGTGCAGGCTTGTTTAGGCTGTAGTAAACAAAAGCTTGCCAAACAACATCACAAAATCAAACCCCAAACCTTGGTTCTTGATGTGTTAGATAATGATAGCCAGCGCAGTGTTTATCGGAGCTACACTTCCCTAAAAACAGAATTAAAAAATACCAGTGACGAAAATCAGCAAATTATTATGCAAGCGGTCGATAAAATGTTAATGAATTTTCCGCTTGGAAAATCGCAATAA
- a CDS encoding ribonuclease E inhibitor RraB, which translates to MSLPNDETGSVLAEMIEAGIDLAQPMRVEYFQLFEQEQNARALAEHIKQTMPDVVVKVHPDQTPQVWDVDCTLVMVPSYDNIVQKEQEFEKLARQFDGYNDGWGVQIDD; encoded by the coding sequence ATGAGCTTACCAAATGATGAAACCGGATCTGTATTAGCTGAAATGATCGAGGCCGGCATCGATTTAGCGCAACCAATGCGGGTGGAGTATTTCCAGTTGTTTGAGCAAGAACAAAATGCCCGAGCGCTGGCGGAACATATTAAGCAAACCATGCCCGATGTTGTGGTCAAGGTTCATCCTGACCAAACACCGCAAGTCTGGGATGTGGATTGCACTCTAGTTATGGTGCCAAGTTATGACAATATCGTGCAAAAAGAGCAGGAATTTGAAAAGCTTGCGCGTCAGTTTGACGGCTATAACGATGGCTGGGGTGTGCAAATCGACGATTAA
- a CDS encoding trimeric intracellular cation channel family protein, with product MLFQTLSVSAFVYLIDILGVIVFAISGALVAGRYRLDPFGVIVLASVTAVGGGTLRDVILGLPVFWTLNSEYIVVIVLTALCTIVLVRQPKLVPRRSLLVADAFGLVFFAVLGAQKALVYEHDFITAVIMGTITGVVGGMLRDIICNRIPLILQEEIYAVAAIVCATLYVGLIKIGLAEPLAGVVAIIVGLLLRLAGIYWKISLPAFHFDDDPQDSK from the coding sequence TTGTTATTTCAAACCTTATCGGTCAGTGCTTTTGTCTACCTTATTGATATCCTTGGGGTGATCGTATTTGCGATTTCTGGTGCGCTCGTTGCCGGCAGGTATCGTCTTGACCCGTTTGGCGTAATTGTGTTGGCATCCGTGACGGCTGTTGGTGGCGGTACCCTTAGGGATGTCATTTTAGGTTTACCCGTTTTTTGGACCTTAAATAGCGAGTACATCGTGGTGATAGTACTCACAGCATTGTGCACTATTGTTCTGGTTCGCCAACCTAAATTAGTGCCAAGACGCTCTTTATTAGTAGCCGATGCTTTTGGCTTGGTATTTTTTGCCGTCTTAGGGGCGCAAAAAGCCTTAGTGTATGAGCATGACTTTATCACTGCGGTCATTATGGGCACCATAACAGGGGTTGTGGGCGGGATGTTAAGAGATATTATCTGCAACCGTATCCCATTGATTTTACAAGAAGAGATTTATGCTGTTGCCGCAATCGTGTGCGCAACACTATACGTAGGGCTAATTAAAATAGGTCTTGCAGAACCGTTGGCAGGAGTCGTTGCGATTATTGTTGGCTTGTTATTACGACTGGCAGGTATTTATTGGAAAATATCGCTACCAGCCTTTCATTTTGACGATGACCCACAAGACAGTAAATGA
- a CDS encoding rhodanese-like domain-containing protein yields MKKNIIIITLSWLLTTCINIALAQVSELEAEVSKAQLLALQATNEDILLLDVRTEEEYNNQHIPGAKNISHTLLPEKLSQIAEYKDKNIVVYCRSGRRAQIAIDILKANGFNHVSHLTGDMLGWNAVELPHKTH; encoded by the coding sequence ATGAAAAAAAACATAATTATTATCACCTTGTCTTGGCTTTTAACCACTTGCATCAATATCGCCCTTGCTCAAGTAAGTGAACTCGAAGCCGAAGTCAGTAAAGCGCAGTTACTGGCGTTACAAGCAACCAACGAAGACATCTTACTTCTAGATGTGCGCACCGAAGAAGAATATAACAATCAACATATTCCTGGGGCGAAAAACATCTCTCACACCCTGTTGCCCGAAAAGTTGTCGCAAATAGCAGAGTACAAGGACAAAAATATTGTGGTGTATTGTCGCTCCGGTCGTCGAGCCCAAATCGCTATCGATATTCTTAAAGCCAATGGCTTTAACCATGTCAGTCATTTAACCGGTGACATGTTAGGTTGGAACGCTGTCGAACTGCCGCATAAAACACACTAG
- the mtnN gene encoding 5'-methylthioadenosine/S-adenosylhomocysteine nucleosidase: MKAGIIGAMEPEVAILKAKLENLETHQHANFTFYTGLIDGNDIVLVQSGIGKVAATIATVLMIDKFAPDYIVNTGSAGGFEQSLVVGDIVISNDVRHHDADVTAFGYEIGQLPGMPAGFTPHPTLVEAAQAGIDKLEGIKTLTGLITTGDTFMTKDDDIAKARSNFPTMAAVEMEGAAIAQTCHQMGVPFVVIRSMSDIAGKESPTSFEAYLETASINSSKLVINMLNELKNNNL, translated from the coding sequence ATGAAAGCAGGTATTATCGGCGCTATGGAGCCGGAAGTGGCTATTTTAAAAGCCAAACTTGAAAACCTTGAAACGCACCAGCACGCCAACTTCACCTTTTATACAGGTCTTATTGATGGCAACGACATTGTTCTTGTGCAATCTGGTATTGGTAAAGTGGCGGCAACAATTGCAACCGTCCTAATGATTGATAAATTCGCCCCAGATTACATCGTAAATACGGGATCGGCCGGTGGTTTTGAACAATCTCTGGTGGTTGGTGATATTGTTATCAGTAATGATGTTCGCCATCACGATGCCGATGTAACCGCATTTGGTTATGAAATTGGTCAGTTACCAGGGATGCCTGCTGGATTTACACCACACCCAACTTTAGTAGAAGCGGCACAAGCAGGTATCGACAAGCTTGAAGGGATCAAAACCTTAACTGGGTTAATCACCACGGGCGATACCTTTATGACCAAAGATGATGACATCGCCAAAGCCCGCTCAAATTTCCCCACTATGGCGGCGGTTGAAATGGAAGGTGCGGCTATTGCTCAAACGTGTCACCAAATGGGGGTGCCATTTGTGGTCATTCGATCGATGTCAGATATTGCCGGTAAGGAATCGCCTACCTCGTTTGAAGCGTACCTAGAAACCGCATCCATTAACTCATCAAAGCTGGTTATAAACATGCTAAATGAGTTAAAAAATAACAACCTTTAA
- a CDS encoding alpha/beta hydrolase: MLFITNRTPKQSQRSRKGRKISFNYDNTTVSQSLYFCFREDINQYTEIMSPAFFQTLKELPENTQLLFYLHGFNNNMEPDVFQNAAKLQDLLNRTTPDLVYVIPIIWPCDDDAKVAIIDDYWDDQQAADASGSSFARLLGKFDDWRREKSQQQTPCLKRINVIAHSMGNRVLKNALAHWASHYCAGNMPQLFRNVFMIAADVENDVLEKSEPGRYIVDSTRNLVVYYASDDLAMPASKLANIKNKTASRRLGMTGPEDLTKLPKNVYEVDCDDFNNHFDLKGHCYFLDNHQKEPSPIIAHMFAAIQTCRIKPATRSHILKPKSD, translated from the coding sequence ATGCTGTTTATAACCAATAGAACCCCAAAACAATCGCAGAGATCGAGAAAAGGGCGCAAAATTAGCTTCAATTACGATAATACAACGGTTTCTCAATCTTTGTATTTTTGCTTTCGTGAAGACATCAACCAATATACCGAAATTATGTCACCGGCATTTTTTCAAACGCTTAAAGAACTTCCAGAAAACACTCAACTGTTGTTTTATTTGCACGGTTTTAACAACAATATGGAACCAGATGTGTTTCAAAATGCCGCAAAATTACAAGATTTACTCAACCGCACGACGCCTGATTTAGTTTATGTCATACCAATTATTTGGCCATGTGATGATGACGCAAAAGTCGCCATTATTGATGATTATTGGGACGATCAACAAGCCGCCGATGCCAGTGGTTCTTCGTTCGCCCGTTTGCTGGGGAAATTTGACGATTGGCGTCGAGAAAAATCTCAACAGCAAACACCCTGTTTAAAACGTATTAATGTTATCGCCCACTCAATGGGCAATAGAGTTCTTAAAAATGCCTTAGCGCATTGGGCCAGCCACTATTGCGCAGGTAATATGCCGCAGCTTTTTAGAAATGTGTTTATGATTGCCGCCGATGTTGAAAATGATGTCTTAGAAAAGTCAGAGCCCGGTCGGTACATAGTTGATTCAACAAGAAACCTTGTTGTTTACTACGCCAGTGATGACTTGGCAATGCCGGCTTCGAAATTGGCCAATATAAAAAATAAAACAGCGTCGAGAAGATTGGGAATGACGGGGCCAGAGGATTTGACTAAGTTACCTAAAAATGTATACGAAGTGGATTGCGATGACTTTAATAACCATTTCGATTTAAAGGGGCATTGTTATTTTTTGGACAATCATCAAAAAGAACCGAGCCCCATTATTGCTCATATGTTTGCAGCCATACAAACGTGTCGGATCAAACCGGCGACAAGAAGCCACATATTAAAACCTAAATCAGACTAA
- a CDS encoding dUTP diphosphatase translates to MSELSTAINQISQMLSMQDAMNSRVSQTWRDNGYEWYRAIWVECAEMLDHHGWKWWKHQECDVPQVQLELVDIFHFGLSLRLMTEPNTDIIAKELANELAQSHDYTDFKLALEDLASAAVSNKAFDGKSFAACMTLMNMDLNELFRQYVGKNTLNFFRQDHGYKEGTYIKVWAGKEDNEVLANLVSQLDTTAQDFQQQVYQGLKNAYPA, encoded by the coding sequence ATGTCTGAACTATCTACAGCAATCAATCAAATTTCTCAAATGCTAAGCATGCAGGATGCGATGAATTCTCGCGTATCCCAGACTTGGCGTGACAATGGCTACGAATGGTATCGCGCCATATGGGTAGAATGTGCCGAAATGCTAGATCACCACGGTTGGAAGTGGTGGAAACATCAAGAGTGTGATGTACCACAAGTACAATTAGAGTTGGTTGATATTTTTCACTTTGGTTTAAGTTTGCGTCTAATGACGGAACCAAACACTGACATTATCGCCAAAGAATTAGCCAACGAGCTTGCCCAAAGTCATGATTACACTGACTTTAAACTGGCTCTTGAAGACTTAGCCTCAGCAGCCGTTAGCAATAAAGCCTTCGACGGTAAAAGTTTCGCTGCTTGTATGACCCTAATGAATATGGACTTAAACGAATTGTTCAGACAATACGTTGGCAAAAACACGCTAAATTTTTTCCGCCAAGATCATGGCTACAAAGAAGGCACATACATCAAAGTTTGGGCTGGTAAAGAAGACAACGAAGTACTTGCCAATTTGGTCTCGCAATTAGATACCACTGCACAAGATTTTCAACAGCAAGTATATCAAGGCCTAAAGAACGCCTATCCGGCATAA
- a CDS encoding YaiI/YqxD family protein produces the protein MQIWVDADACPNPIKEIIFRAADRTQTLTTLVANHSLRTPPSKYIRFVQVQNGFDVADNEIVKRVNPGDLVITQDIPLAAEIIALNAIALNPRGERYTKANIGARLNMRDFMDTLRASGVQTGGPASLSAADKQAFANQLDQILAQINNN, from the coding sequence ATGCAAATATGGGTAGATGCTGATGCCTGCCCAAACCCCATAAAAGAGATTATTTTTAGAGCCGCTGATCGCACTCAAACCCTGACGACTTTAGTGGCCAATCACTCTTTGCGTACACCACCATCAAAATATATTCGCTTTGTCCAAGTACAAAATGGTTTTGATGTTGCCGATAACGAAATTGTTAAACGCGTAAACCCAGGTGATTTAGTGATCACGCAAGACATTCCTTTAGCGGCCGAAATTATTGCCCTTAATGCCATTGCATTAAACCCAAGAGGTGAGCGTTATACTAAAGCCAATATTGGTGCTCGTCTAAATATGCGTGACTTTATGGATACCTTACGCGCAAGCGGGGTACAAACAGGTGGGCCAGCAAGTTTAAGTGCGGCAGACAAACAAGCGTTTGCCAACCAATTAGATCAAATTTTGGCGCAAATTAATAACAATTAA